A portion of the Adhaeribacter radiodurans genome contains these proteins:
- a CDS encoding vanadium-dependent haloperoxidase: MKVEFFSFLIAIVMLVGVSCQKRTADQTTLANPDVMHTSVRKLTDVMVHDIFSPPVASRVYAYSTIAAYEALLPGYPNYQSLAGQLKNLKDIPKPTPGQEYCYPLASLRAFLTVGRTLTFSGDKIDEFEPLVYQKYKDAGLDEEVYDRSMAYGEAIGKKILEWANQDGYREIRGHRYTVVTTEPGKWQPTPPAYMDAIEPYWYKIRPFALDSCSQFKPAVPSKFDVSKGSDFYKETMQVYDAGKNLTTEQKTIASFWDCNPFVMHNTGHVMYATKKISPGGHWINIAAVASKKANADFMKSVETYALVSIAVADGFISCWDEKYRSGRIRPETVINTYIDKDWVPLLQTPPFPEYPSGHSVISTAAAVTLTSLFGENFAYTDSTEVVFGLLPRKFTSFHQAAEEASISRLYGGIHYMPAITNGQTEGRLVGELVVSKIKTRKADTKAEQVAVAK, encoded by the coding sequence ATGAAGGTTGAGTTTTTTTCTTTTTTAATTGCTATTGTAATGCTGGTGGGGGTGAGTTGTCAGAAAAGAACAGCTGATCAAACTACCTTAGCCAATCCGGATGTGATGCATACTTCCGTTCGGAAGTTAACCGATGTAATGGTGCACGATATATTTTCGCCGCCCGTTGCCAGCCGAGTATACGCTTATTCTACTATTGCGGCTTATGAAGCCTTGTTGCCAGGCTATCCTAATTACCAATCCTTAGCCGGGCAGTTAAAAAATTTAAAAGATATACCTAAGCCTACTCCAGGGCAGGAATATTGCTATCCATTGGCAAGTTTACGGGCTTTTTTAACGGTAGGTCGTACCCTTACCTTTTCCGGCGACAAAATAGATGAATTTGAACCATTAGTTTACCAAAAATACAAAGATGCCGGCTTAGACGAAGAAGTATATGACCGCTCGATGGCTTATGGAGAAGCCATTGGTAAAAAAATACTGGAATGGGCCAATCAGGATGGTTATCGCGAAATCCGCGGCCACCGTTATACTGTGGTAACTACCGAACCCGGAAAATGGCAACCAACCCCACCGGCTTATATGGATGCTATAGAACCCTATTGGTATAAAATACGGCCGTTTGCTTTAGATTCGTGTAGCCAGTTTAAACCGGCTGTGCCTAGCAAATTTGATGTAAGTAAGGGAAGCGATTTTTACAAGGAAACGATGCAGGTGTACGATGCCGGTAAAAACCTGACGACTGAACAAAAAACTATTGCCTCTTTCTGGGATTGTAATCCGTTTGTGATGCACAACACGGGGCACGTAATGTACGCTACCAAAAAAATAAGTCCGGGTGGTCACTGGATTAATATTGCTGCCGTTGCATCTAAAAAAGCGAATGCCGACTTTATGAAATCAGTAGAAACGTATGCTTTAGTTTCTATTGCGGTAGCTGATGGATTTATCTCGTGTTGGGACGAAAAGTATCGGAGCGGTCGTATCCGGCCCGAAACGGTAATTAATACCTACATTGATAAAGATTGGGTGCCGTTGCTGCAAACGCCGCCTTTTCCGGAATACCCGAGTGGCCATAGTGTTATCTCTACAGCAGCAGCGGTTACGCTTACCTCTTTATTCGGCGAAAACTTTGCTTATACCGATTCAACGGAAGTAGTTTTTGGCTTATTGCCCCGTAAATTTACTTCTTTCCACCAGGCTGCCGAAGAAGCATCTATTAGCCGATTGTACGGGGGAATTCATTACATGCCCGCAATAACTAATGGACAAACAGAAGGCCGTTTAGTAGGCGAGTTGGTGGTAAGTAAAATTAAAACTCGGAAAGCAGATACAAAAGCAGAGCAAGTGGCGGTTGCAAAATAA
- a CDS encoding Dabb family protein — protein sequence MNKLFGTGLTVLAFSAFFFLSTALIAKKEQVRHVVVFKFKPTATPAQIAQVTQELGALKSKIPGIISFEHGVNDSPEKKNLGFTHVYLITFENAAARDTYLPHPEHKKFGQLLGKLGIMEDVFVVDYAPEAK from the coding sequence ATGAATAAATTATTTGGTACCGGTTTAACCGTTTTAGCGTTTAGCGCGTTCTTTTTTCTTTCAACTGCTCTTATCGCTAAAAAAGAACAAGTTCGCCACGTAGTAGTTTTTAAGTTTAAACCTACTGCTACGCCAGCGCAAATTGCCCAAGTAACTCAAGAATTGGGCGCTTTAAAAAGTAAAATACCGGGTATTATCTCCTTCGAACACGGCGTAAACGATAGCCCGGAAAAGAAAAACTTAGGTTTTACACACGTTTATTTAATCACTTTTGAAAATGCAGCTGCCCGCGATACGTATTTGCCACATCCGGAACATAAAAAGTTCGGCCAATTGCTCGGGAAACTGGGTATTATGGAAGATGTGTTTGTTGTAGATTATGCGCCGGAGGCTAAATAG
- a CDS encoding VCBS repeat-containing protein, giving the protein MTLYKLSVIKNKSAFCYSIFLLLTCFISCTGKKTTTTVVKNPLFELTDSSKTGITFSNNLQDTKDFNILSYLYYYNGAGVAAGDVNQDGLTDLFFVSNQGKNKLYLNKGNFRFQDISENAGISGYADWKTGVTMADVNGDGWLDIYVCAVGNYKGLEGANELYINNGVGPDGQVSFTEKAADYGLDFSGFSTQAAFFDYDRDGDLDVYLLNHAVHTARSYDRVTARNLRDNEAGDYLFENQLITTKGQVPKGTAVKFKDVSQAAGIYGAAMGYGLGIAVADFNNDGWVDIYVSNDFHEDDYYYLNNGNGTFTESVKDHFRHLSRFSMGNDAADMNNDGYPDLMTLDMYPEDEKIEKESMGEDPMDIYLYKLQFGYFNQYSRNCLQLNLGGQKFSDIGLMAGVAATDWSWSPLLADYDNDGHKDIFITNGIVRRPNNLDYIKFASADSMQFAKSISKQMDQKAISMMPEGKVHNYMYRGTTSLRFQDESTNWGFAEPTISNGAAYADLDNDGDLDLITNNINAPAGVYQNQSNKLVKHHYLKVKLQGENLNTYGVGAKVFVKQAGKLQFQQLMATRGFLSAVEPVLNFGLGKAPQADTLLIIWPNQKAQVKTNIPANSTLVLKQADAQEEAKAYYAHLFPKTPPLFEEITKTTNVDFKHQENSYLDFYRESLMPFQVSTEGPKLAVGDVNNDGLDDFYVGGAKWQPGKLFVQQKNGKFLTTNQALFQADSTYEDVDAALFDADKDGDLDLYVVSGGNEFYGKMPEQFDRLYLNDGQGTFTKSNNLPPMYDNKSCVKVADYDKDGDLDLFVGGRVVGYQYGNSPNSYLLINNGQGKYSDQTAQLAPALRQAGMVTDASWADYDQDGDLDLIVVGDWMPIRIFENQKNRLIETTEPSGLAASQGLWQTIQAADFDKDGDQDFVVGNLGTNTKLRKHPDTKLKLYVKDIDGNQTVDHILAYSLGNKWYPVATKDELGKQMPLINKKFTNYKEFPGKAIDEIFNNNELKDARVLEVNHFESIYLENDGKKHFKVVPLPKEAQISKIFTFYPTDINQDGNLDVLLGGNFYGVSMYQGRYDASYGLLLQGNGKGAFKPILPTTSGFLLEGEIRDIKPLKTASGLIYLVARNNAPLQVFRPKKTGATALATK; this is encoded by the coding sequence ATGACACTTTACAAGTTATCAGTTATAAAAAATAAATCTGCTTTTTGTTACAGCATCTTCCTGCTTCTAACCTGTTTCATTTCCTGCACGGGCAAAAAAACAACTACGACGGTAGTTAAAAATCCACTTTTTGAACTAACAGATAGTAGTAAAACCGGCATAACGTTTAGTAATAACCTGCAGGATACCAAAGATTTCAATATCTTAAGTTACTTGTATTATTACAACGGAGCCGGAGTAGCCGCTGGCGATGTAAACCAGGATGGGTTAACCGACTTGTTTTTCGTATCTAATCAGGGTAAAAACAAACTCTACTTAAATAAAGGAAATTTCCGCTTCCAGGATATTTCAGAAAATGCCGGTATTAGCGGGTATGCCGATTGGAAAACCGGCGTAACTATGGCCGATGTAAACGGCGATGGCTGGCTAGATATTTACGTGTGCGCGGTAGGCAATTACAAAGGCTTGGAAGGCGCCAATGAACTGTACATAAATAATGGAGTTGGACCGGATGGCCAGGTAAGCTTTACAGAAAAAGCAGCGGATTACGGCTTAGATTTTTCGGGTTTTTCCACGCAGGCTGCTTTTTTTGATTACGACCGCGACGGCGACCTGGATGTGTATTTACTTAACCACGCCGTGCATACTGCCCGCAGTTACGACCGGGTAACTGCCCGAAACCTGCGCGATAACGAAGCCGGTGATTACCTCTTCGAGAATCAGTTAATTACCACTAAAGGCCAGGTACCAAAAGGAACCGCCGTAAAATTTAAAGACGTGAGCCAAGCGGCCGGCATTTACGGCGCAGCTATGGGCTACGGCTTAGGAATAGCGGTAGCCGATTTTAATAATGATGGTTGGGTCGATATTTACGTTTCTAACGACTTTCACGAAGATGATTATTATTACCTGAACAATGGGAATGGCACCTTTACCGAAAGCGTGAAAGACCATTTTCGCCACTTAAGCCGCTTTTCGATGGGCAATGATGCCGCCGATATGAACAACGACGGTTATCCGGATTTAATGACGCTGGACATGTATCCGGAAGATGAAAAAATTGAGAAAGAATCGATGGGCGAAGACCCCATGGATATTTACCTCTACAAACTACAGTTCGGTTATTTTAACCAGTACAGCCGCAATTGCTTGCAATTAAATTTAGGAGGGCAAAAATTTTCGGATATTGGTTTAATGGCCGGAGTAGCCGCTACTGATTGGAGTTGGAGCCCTTTGTTGGCTGATTACGATAACGATGGGCACAAAGATATTTTTATTACCAATGGCATTGTGCGCCGGCCCAATAATTTGGATTATATAAAATTTGCTTCGGCCGATTCCATGCAATTTGCTAAAAGTATCTCGAAGCAGATGGATCAAAAAGCCATAAGTATGATGCCGGAAGGCAAAGTACATAATTATATGTACCGCGGCACCACTAGTTTGCGCTTTCAGGATGAATCTACGAATTGGGGATTTGCTGAACCAACTATTTCGAATGGAGCTGCTTACGCCGATTTAGATAATGATGGCGATTTAGATTTGATTACCAATAATATTAACGCTCCGGCAGGTGTCTACCAAAATCAAAGCAATAAATTAGTAAAGCACCATTACTTAAAAGTTAAACTGCAAGGCGAAAATCTAAATACCTATGGAGTAGGAGCCAAGGTGTTTGTGAAACAGGCTGGGAAACTCCAGTTTCAGCAACTAATGGCTACCCGTGGTTTTTTATCGGCGGTAGAACCCGTTTTAAATTTTGGTTTAGGTAAAGCCCCGCAGGCCGATACTTTACTTATTATTTGGCCTAACCAGAAAGCTCAGGTAAAAACCAACATTCCGGCAAATAGTACTTTGGTTTTAAAACAAGCCGACGCTCAAGAAGAAGCAAAGGCATATTATGCTCATTTATTTCCTAAAACGCCGCCTTTATTCGAAGAAATTACTAAAACTACCAACGTAGATTTTAAGCACCAGGAAAATAGTTACCTCGATTTTTACCGAGAAAGTTTAATGCCGTTCCAGGTATCTACCGAAGGCCCAAAACTGGCAGTAGGTGATGTAAACAACGATGGCTTAGATGATTTTTACGTAGGTGGTGCCAAATGGCAACCCGGTAAATTGTTCGTACAACAGAAAAACGGTAAATTTTTAACTACTAACCAAGCGCTTTTTCAAGCTGATTCTACTTACGAAGATGTGGATGCCGCTTTGTTTGATGCGGATAAGGATGGGGATTTAGATTTATACGTGGTAAGCGGCGGTAACGAATTTTACGGCAAAATGCCCGAGCAGTTCGACCGTTTATACTTGAACGATGGGCAAGGTACGTTTACGAAAAGCAATAACCTGCCCCCGATGTACGATAATAAAAGCTGCGTAAAAGTTGCGGATTACGATAAAGATGGCGACTTGGATCTTTTTGTCGGTGGGCGGGTAGTAGGCTATCAATACGGCAATTCGCCTAATTCTTACTTACTCATTAACAATGGGCAAGGTAAATACAGCGATCAAACGGCTCAACTGGCTCCGGCTTTGCGGCAAGCGGGTATGGTTACTGATGCTTCCTGGGCGGATTATGACCAGGATGGCGATTTAGATTTAATTGTGGTAGGCGATTGGATGCCGATCCGGATTTTCGAAAATCAAAAAAATCGTTTAATCGAAACTACCGAACCGAGCGGTTTAGCTGCTTCTCAAGGATTATGGCAAACCATTCAAGCCGCGGATTTTGATAAAGACGGTGACCAGGATTTTGTAGTTGGGAACCTCGGCACTAATACCAAATTACGGAAACATCCAGATACTAAGTTAAAGTTATACGTGAAAGATATTGATGGCAACCAAACGGTTGATCATATTTTAGCTTACAGTTTAGGCAATAAGTGGTACCCGGTAGCTACCAAAGACGAGCTAGGCAAGCAAATGCCCCTTATCAATAAGAAATTTACTAATTACAAGGAGTTTCCGGGTAAAGCCATCGACGAAATTTTTAATAATAATGAATTAAAAGATGCCAGAGTACTGGAGGTAAACCACTTTGAATCAATTTATTTAGAAAATGACGGCAAAAAGCATTTTAAAGTAGTGCCTTTGCCTAAGGAGGCTCAGATTTCTAAAATATTTACTTTTTACCCTACCGATATTAATCAGGACGGTAATTTAGATGTTTTATTGGGCGGTAATTTTTATGGCGTAAGCATGTACCAGGGGCGCTACGATGCTAGTTACGGGTTATTATTGCAAGGTAATGGCAAAGGGGCCTTTAAACCCATCCTGCCTACAACCAGTGGTTTTTTACTCGAAGGCGAAATCCGGGATATTAAGCCGCTAAAAACTGCATCCGGTCTTATTTATCTGGTTGCCCGCAACAATGCTCCTCTTCAGGTATTCCGGCCCAAGAAGACCGGTGCTACCGCTTTAGCTACTAAATAG
- a CDS encoding FG-GAP repeat domain-containing protein, protein MKNRFATVIKQIPGMYYPKPCHSFIYLLLLTFLSVSPFTLLAQKVSKTKKAGTISFTKEVLTDEFIAEGVAVGDVNKDGKIDVLAGAYWFEAPIWKKHEITQPEKFYYDKGYSNAFVSHTMDVNQDGWLDFVRVGFPGKEVMWFENPKKKEGHWTAHIIHNTLGNESAGFFDVDGDGKLDLLGGNSTTGQMTWFKPSVSALNVTWQPIAISKEKSPGSEPFSHGLGVGDINKDGRQDVLIKEGWWEAPANPTQTDWTFHPANLGEACSQMYTYDFDEDGDQDVVSASAHALGIWWYEQVRNEQGTIQWNRHLISDKFTQTHGLSFTDINSDGHPDLVTGKRYFAHMGKDPGEFEPPVLYWFELKPGKTPTWIPHLIDDSSGVGVHVVTQDITQDKLTDIIVANKKGVFVFKQVRK, encoded by the coding sequence ATGAAAAATCGTTTTGCAACTGTTATTAAACAAATTCCAGGAATGTATTACCCTAAACCTTGTCATTCTTTTATTTACCTCCTGCTTTTAACTTTTTTGAGTGTATCGCCTTTTACATTACTTGCTCAAAAAGTAAGTAAAACTAAAAAAGCGGGCACGATTTCCTTTACGAAAGAAGTACTAACAGATGAGTTTATTGCCGAAGGCGTAGCAGTAGGTGATGTAAATAAAGACGGGAAAATAGATGTTTTAGCTGGTGCTTATTGGTTTGAAGCACCCATTTGGAAAAAGCACGAAATAACGCAGCCCGAAAAATTTTATTATGACAAAGGATATAGCAATGCTTTTGTGAGCCACACCATGGATGTAAACCAGGATGGCTGGCTGGATTTTGTACGTGTTGGTTTTCCGGGTAAAGAAGTTATGTGGTTCGAAAATCCCAAGAAAAAAGAAGGCCACTGGACAGCCCACATTATTCATAACACGCTAGGTAATGAGTCGGCTGGTTTCTTCGACGTTGATGGCGATGGGAAACTAGATTTATTAGGCGGGAACTCTACCACGGGCCAGATGACCTGGTTTAAACCTTCGGTTTCTGCTTTAAATGTAACCTGGCAACCAATAGCTATTAGTAAGGAAAAAAGCCCTGGTTCCGAGCCATTCTCGCATGGATTGGGAGTAGGTGATATCAATAAAGATGGTCGTCAGGATGTATTGATAAAAGAAGGCTGGTGGGAAGCACCTGCCAATCCTACGCAAACAGATTGGACCTTCCACCCGGCAAACTTAGGGGAAGCTTGTTCACAGATGTACACGTATGACTTCGATGAAGATGGCGACCAGGATGTTGTTTCTGCTTCGGCACATGCCTTAGGAATTTGGTGGTACGAACAAGTACGCAACGAACAGGGCACTATTCAATGGAACCGCCATTTAATTTCCGATAAATTTACCCAAACGCACGGCCTGTCCTTTACCGATATCAACTCCGATGGGCACCCCGATTTAGTAACAGGCAAACGCTATTTTGCTCATATGGGCAAAGATCCAGGAGAGTTTGAACCGCCCGTATTGTACTGGTTTGAGTTGAAGCCAGGCAAAACCCCCACTTGGATTCCGCACCTGATAGATGATAGCTCCGGTGTAGGCGTACACGTGGTAACCCAAGATATTACCCAAGACAAGCTAACCGATATAATTGTTGCTAATAAAAAAGGGGTATTTGTTTTTAAACAAGTGCGTAAATAA